The sequence GCTCGGCATCGAGAACGACTTTGAGGCCCGGGTGTTCGGACAGGGCCGAACCTTCTTCCACATCGAGAACTGGTATTCCATACACGGCCTGATGCGCCAATTCCTTAGAATGATGTGGCTCCACGACCAGGGTCGGAAGAATGCCCGCCACATCCAGGTGCGCCACCATACCTTCTTTTTGAAGAATCTGCCGGTGGCTTTCGATGGTTACACCATTCTGCACATCACCGATCTGCACTTGGACATGGCGGCCGACCTGCCGGATGCCTTGATCGAGGTCCTAGCCGGCGTTGAGGGCTACGACCTGTGCGTTTTGACGGGCGATTTCCGGGCCCAGACCTTCGGTCCCTACGCCGCCGCTATCAAGGCCCTGGGGCGGGTTCTGCCGTTCATCAAGAGCCCGGCCTACGGTGTGCTCGGCAACCACGACAGCATCCGCATGGTTCCAGCCCTGGAGGATCTGGGCGTCCGCATCCTGCTGAATGAAGCGGTGCGTCTGGAGCGGGGGGGCAAGGCGGTGTACCTTGCCGGCATCGACGATCCCCATTATTACCGGGCCGATAACCTGGAAAAGGCCGCGGATGGCATTCCCGACCATGCGGTCTCCATCCTGTTATCCCACTCGCCGGAGATGTACCGGCACGCTGCCTACGCCAATTTCGACATCATGCTCAGCGGCCATACCCACGGTGGGCAGATTTGCTTGCCCGGCCGCATTCCGTTGATGCTCAACGCCAAGGCGCCGCGGGCGATCTGCCGGGGGCCGTGGCGCTACCAGAGCCTGCAGGGCTACACCTCCGTGGGCAGCGGGGTCAGCGTCGTGGACATCCGCCTGAATTGCCCGCCGGAGATCGTCTTGCACCGCCTTCGCCGGGGGTGACGGCGGAACCCTCAATGGGGCTGCTCGCGGATGTGGAGAGCGTACAAAAGCCGCGACAGCACCACGTCCAGCAGCACGAACGAGGCGACCAGCAGGGCGATCTGGGCGGATCCCAGGCCGAGTTGGCAGCGGACCGCGAGCAACGGGAGCAGGGATTCGGGGATTTGATCCAGCCCGGGTGCCTTCCCGCTGGAGGGGATGCCGAGCCGGCGCTTGACGAAGCTGGAAGCAAGATCGCCCACCATGGCGGTGATGCCGATCAAGAGTCCCAGGGCAAAAGGCCAACCCAAGGCCAGCGCCGCCGCCCCGGTGGCCAGGAGAGCGGCCGCGCAGCCGCGCCAGGTCTTGGACGGCCCCAGCAGAGGCCGGCCGTCACGGCCGCGCCAGCCGCCGTCCAGCGGCCAATCCCCGCGGTTTCCAAGCAGTTTCTTGAGCACAATCGGGGCGCCGTTGGCCACCGACAGCAGGAACAGCAGTTTGAGGGTCAGCATCCAGGGTCAGTGGCGGACTTGGCCGGCTCCGGAAGCGGTATTATCGTAGAGCCGACTTCCCCGGACCAAGCGCGTTCCCCATCGGAGAGATCCACCATGAGCAGCACAAGCCACGAGCCAGGCCGCGACCCCCGCTGGGAGCTGTTCCCCCATGCCGCCGACATGGGTGTGCGCGGCTATGGCGGCACCCTGGAAGAAGCCTTTGCCCAGGCCGCCTTGGCCCTTAGCGCGATCGTGTGCGACCCGGGCGAGGTGCAGCCGGTCGAGGAGGTTCCAATCCAATGCCAGGCCCAGGATGCGGAAATGCTACTGGTGGAGTGGCTGAACGCCCTGATCTACGCCATGGCGGTGCGCCACCTGCTGTTCGGCCGCTACCAGGTCCAGGTCGAGGATGGGCGCCTGCAGGCCACCGCCTACGGTGAGCCGGTGGATCGGGTGCGCCACCAGCCGGCGGTGGAAATCAAGGGGGCGACCTACACGGAACTGAAGGTGCGGCAGGAACCCGACGGGCATTGGATCGCGCAGTGCGTAGTGGACGTGTGAGGGCGCGCTGAGCTAAACCGATCGGGCGGGAAACTATCATCTTGCCTAGAACGAATGTTCGTTCTATTCTGTCGATCATGCAGCCAGCGTCATCGGTTCTTTTCCCCGATCTCTGCTCCCGTCGGGCCAAGGTGCTTCGGGCCGCGCTGCGGCTTTTCACCCAAAGAGGGTTTTTCAACACCTCGCTGCAGATGATCGTGAGTGAGAGCGGCGCCTCGGTCGGGTTCATCTACCACCATTTCCGGGACAAGGAAGGGATCGCGCGGGCTTTGTACCACCACCTGCTGGAGCGGATGAACGCCTTGCTCGACGACATCGAGGCGGCCCACCGGACGGCTGAGGAGCGCTGTCGTGCGGTGATCAAACTGCTGTTCGAACTGACCGAGGCCGAAGGAGACAGCATGGGCTTCATCGCCCATGCCCGTCACCGGGAGTTCCTGCCCAATGAGAAGGCGATCTGTTCGGCCTCGGCCTTCGTGCGGATGCGCGGTTTCGTGTTCGAAGGCATAGAGAAGGGCGAAATCCGCCCCATGGACCCCATGGTAGCAGCAGTCATCGCCTATGGCGGCGCGATCCGCATGATCGGCCTGCGCCTCGACGGGGTGATTGAGCAACCCCTAAGCGGCTATTTGGAAGAGCTATGGGCCCATACCTGGCAAGCCCTGCACCCTTGATGTTCTTATGTTCAAAATTCGGAACGAACATTCGTTCTGTACTTCACTTCAACCCGACCGAGGAGTCGACCCATGCCATCCCGTATTTTGATCGTCGGCGGAGGAATCGGCGGCACCATGACCGCCAACCATCTAGTCAATAAGCTTTACCCCGAGATCCGCTCCGGCAAGGTCCAGGTGACGATGCTGTCCAACTCGTCCTGGCATTACTACAAGCCAGCCTTCATGTACGTGGCGTTCAATAGCTTTTTCCTGGACGAACTGAGGCGCCCGCAGCGGACCCTGCTGCGGCCGGAGATCGAGTTTCAGGTCGATGAGGTGGTGCGTTTCGATTTTCCCGGCAATCGCGTCCAGTGCCGCAGCGGGCGTGAGCACGGCTACGACTTCCTGGTCATCGCCACCGGTTGCGTGCCCGCCCCCGAACGTATCGAAGGTCTTGCCGAGGCCGGCGACCACTTCTACCAATATCGTCCGGCCCACCGCTTAGCGGAGAAGCTGTTCACCATCGAACGGGGCCGAATCTTCATCACAGTCAGTTTTCCGAAAACCCACAACGTGCCGCACCAGTGCGGCATTGCGCCGATTGAAACCACCTTGATGTTGGACGACTTGCTGCGACGGCGCGGCGTGCGAGAGCAGGTCGAGATCGTCTATACCTACCCGACCGTGGCCCAACTCCTGCGCAACTGCCTCTTTCTCCAAAAGGAGACCTGCGACGTGCTGCCTAGCATCTTTGAGCAACGGGACATCAAGTACCAACGCGGCTTTACTCTTGCCCGGGTCGACCCAGAGGCGAAGGTCGCCGTATCCGAGGAAGGCCGGGAGGAAAACTTCGACATCCTGATGGCGACCCCGCCGATTCAGGCGGTGGAGGCGGTACGTGAGTCGGGCGTATCGCGGGCGGCTGCCGGCGAGGGGTGGCTACCCACCGACCACGAATCCATGAAGGTTTTGGGCCTCGACAACGTCTATGTCCTCGGTGATACGGTGGATCTTCCGGTAAGCAAGGCTGGGGGCGCGGCCCATAACCAGTCCCCGGTAGTAGTCAACAACATCGTTTCGGAGCTCCGCGGTGGGCGCGTCAGCGATGCCTATGACGGTAAGGTCGTGGCCATCGCCCAGATGGGGCTCGAAGACGGCATGCCGCTCTGGTACGACTACTGGCACGACGTCAAGCCAAATCCACCTAACAAGCTAGGCGGGCTGATGCGGAAAGCCTTCAACCGGGGGATCTACTGGTCGGTGGCTCGCGGCTTGGTATGAGGCGCGTCCACAGCCTCGCGCCGAACCGCGCGGGGGTTTCTTGATTTGAATAGCATCGGAGAACAAGCAATGAGCACTACTCAGCCAGCGATTCCCGCGGCCGATCTAGCCTCCGTCGCCGAAAACCGGGAGCTGCTGCGGGACCCGGCGGCCAAGGAAGGTTTCAAGGAATTGGTCGAGAAGCTGGAACCTCTGCTGGCGCAGCGGCGATTGAATCGGATCGTCGATCTCCTGTCGGTCACCGCTGACGTGGTGGACATGAGCGACGCCTATATGATCGAAAAGCTATGCAAGGCGTATGAAGAGACCGTAGCGGCGGCCTGGGCCGCCGGCAACGCGGTGCGGATGGCTGGTGCCCGGGTGGCTGGCCAGTCGCCTCCCTCCCTGCTGGGTTTGTGGCGCATGGCCAGCGAGCCCCAGGTCCGGCGTGGGGTGGCTTTCCTACTGGCGGTTGCAGGCGCACTTGGCGAGCAGCTCAGCCACGGGGATCCCGACCCTACCGAACCTTGATCGGCGCACGGTTCGCCCGA is a genomic window of Candidatus Methylocalor cossyra containing:
- a CDS encoding TetR/AcrR family transcriptional regulator, with protein sequence MQPASSVLFPDLCSRRAKVLRAALRLFTQRGFFNTSLQMIVSESGASVGFIYHHFRDKEGIARALYHHLLERMNALLDDIEAAHRTAEERCRAVIKLLFELTEAEGDSMGFIAHARHREFLPNEKAICSASAFVRMRGFVFEGIEKGEIRPMDPMVAAVIAYGGAIRMIGLRLDGVIEQPLSGYLEELWAHTWQALHP
- a CDS encoding archease → MSSTSHEPGRDPRWELFPHAADMGVRGYGGTLEEAFAQAALALSAIVCDPGEVQPVEEVPIQCQAQDAEMLLVEWLNALIYAMAVRHLLFGRYQVQVEDGRLQATAYGEPVDRVRHQPAVEIKGATYTELKVRQEPDGHWIAQCVVDV
- a CDS encoding metallophosphoesterase: MRRAMSTPPSPQPASGARAAFPRSSSTATPSPSDSALYAHLEPRIGRCHLNQRLGIENDFEARVFGQGRTFFHIENWYSIHGLMRQFLRMMWLHDQGRKNARHIQVRHHTFFLKNLPVAFDGYTILHITDLHLDMAADLPDALIEVLAGVEGYDLCVLTGDFRAQTFGPYAAAIKALGRVLPFIKSPAYGVLGNHDSIRMVPALEDLGVRILLNEAVRLERGGKAVYLAGIDDPHYYRADNLEKAADGIPDHAVSILLSHSPEMYRHAAYANFDIMLSGHTHGGQICLPGRIPLMLNAKAPRAICRGPWRYQSLQGYTSVGSGVSVVDIRLNCPPEIVLHRLRRG
- a CDS encoding NAD(P)/FAD-dependent oxidoreductase, which gives rise to MPSRILIVGGGIGGTMTANHLVNKLYPEIRSGKVQVTMLSNSSWHYYKPAFMYVAFNSFFLDELRRPQRTLLRPEIEFQVDEVVRFDFPGNRVQCRSGREHGYDFLVIATGCVPAPERIEGLAEAGDHFYQYRPAHRLAEKLFTIERGRIFITVSFPKTHNVPHQCGIAPIETTLMLDDLLRRRGVREQVEIVYTYPTVAQLLRNCLFLQKETCDVLPSIFEQRDIKYQRGFTLARVDPEAKVAVSEEGREENFDILMATPPIQAVEAVRESGVSRAAAGEGWLPTDHESMKVLGLDNVYVLGDTVDLPVSKAGGAAHNQSPVVVNNIVSELRGGRVSDAYDGKVVAIAQMGLEDGMPLWYDYWHDVKPNPPNKLGGLMRKAFNRGIYWSVARGLV
- a CDS encoding CDP-archaeol synthase produces the protein MLTLKLLFLLSVANGAPIVLKKLLGNRGDWPLDGGWRGRDGRPLLGPSKTWRGCAAALLATGAAALALGWPFALGLLIGITAMVGDLASSFVKRRLGIPSSGKAPGLDQIPESLLPLLAVRCQLGLGSAQIALLVASFVLLDVVLSRLLYALHIREQPH
- a CDS encoding DUF1641 domain-containing protein — protein: MSTTQPAIPAADLASVAENRELLRDPAAKEGFKELVEKLEPLLAQRRLNRIVDLLSVTADVVDMSDAYMIEKLCKAYEETVAAAWAAGNAVRMAGARVAGQSPPSLLGLWRMASEPQVRRGVAFLLAVAGALGEQLSHGDPDPTEP